One Papaver somniferum cultivar HN1 chromosome 10, ASM357369v1, whole genome shotgun sequence genomic window carries:
- the LOC113317353 gene encoding F-box protein At3g07870-like, which translates to MELQRYEDLRLTEEGRRQIESGEYFEDRKSSVEFKIINHPLIKKHSGTGAIVGSCNGLVCISIPYTHHIDDPIYICNPTLGEQITLPRFTLMVKNKNNVEYKKTTYLDGHLVSGFGYNTKTDEYKVVRIHYFVSRRSELSKGQVQVYTLGSGSGWRNKEDISYSLQRYYRCPTACLNRMRFSYNHVEEICSPWRGILADGALHWLDEEWNIVAFELAEEEFSLLPSPPCFRPGVVNFFTLQVLEERLCVAKGHDGDQLDIWSFKKETSEWENMFSLSCHSDELMDMYWPISLTLGGKLLLRSNYETLICYDPQTKEFKKQIDLITSSLFEPLHHDYPLIEAIPHMNSLVSLKALGEKPKAMTRDSDLGDHFYEYGSE; encoded by the coding sequence ATGGAACTCCAGAGATATGAAGATCTTAGGTTAACTGAAGAAGGGAGAAGGCAAATTGAGAGTGGGGAATATTTTGaggataggaaatcaagtgtggaATTCAAAATTATCAATCATCCTCTTATTAAGAAGCATTCTGGCACAGGTGCCATTGTAGGGTCTTGTAATGGTTTGGTTTGTATCTCTATACCTTATACACACCACATTGATGATCCTATATACATATGTAATCCTACCCTCGGAGAGCAGATTACTCTTCCAAGATTCACATTGATGGTTAAAAACAAGAACAATGTTGAGTATAAGAAAACTACTTATTTGGATGGTCATCTTGTGAGCGGGTTTGGGTACAACACTAAAACTGATGAATATAAAGTTGTCAGGATCCACTATTTTGTGTCAAGGAGATCAGAACTATCAAAGGGTCAAGTTCAGGTTTATACTCTTGGTAGTGGAAGTGGGTGGAGAAACAAAGAAGATATTTCTTACTCGTTGCAGCGTTACTATCGCTGCCCTACTGCCTGCTTGAATCGTATGAGATTCTCGTATAATCATGTAGAGGAGATTTGTAGCCCATGGCGTGGTATCCTTGCGGATGGTGCGCTTCATTGGTTAGATGAAGAATGGAATATTGTAGCATTTGAACTGGCAGAAGAGGAGTTCAGTTTGCTCCCATCACCACCTTGTTTCCGTCCTGGTGTTGTGAACTTTTTTACACTGCAGGTATTGGAAGAGCGGTTGTGTGTTGCTAAAGGCCATGACGGTGATCAGCTTGACATATGGTCATTTAAGAAGGAGACTAGTGAGTGGGAAAATATGTTCAGCTTATCATGTCATTCAGATGAGTTAATGGACATGTACTGGCCAATTTCCCTTACATTGGGCGGAAAACTTCTGTTGCGGTCGAACTATGAGACTCTCATTTGTTATGATCCCCAGACTAAGGAGTTCAAAAAACAAATAGATCTTATCACAAGTTCTCTCTTTGAGCCACTCCACCATGACTATCCCTTGATTGAAGCAATACCTCACATGAACAGCTTGGTTTCTTTGAAAGCTCTAGGAGAGAAGCCTAAAGCGATGACAAGAGATTCAGATTTGGGTGATCACTTTTATGAGTATGGCAGCGAGTAG